The following DNA comes from Mycobacteroides immunogenum.
TCCACATCGTCGGTACCCAGCCCGGCGATCTCGAACGCGCGCCTACCCGCCAGCCGGATGGCCGGTGAACGGTGCAGCTCGAGGCGCTCGCTGAGTGCGAAGGTGTCGTTGGCCTGAGCGCCAGCGAGCGGAAATATCCAGCGGTCCTTCGGAATTCGTAGCCGCTGCGCTGTTTCCAGTGAGGTAAGCAGCACTACCGCGCCTTGCTCCACCATGTTGTTGGAGTTCATCAGCTTGGTGTACGGAGAGCTGATCCATCGATTGTCGGGGCCGGGAGTGGCAATCTCCTCGGCGGTGTAGGCGTCGTTGGACCAGGCGTGCGGGTTGTTCACCGCCACCGCGTTGAAGCGTTGCCACAGCTGCGAAATCGCGGCGCGGTGCTCTGCGATGGAAGCACCGTTGGCGACGCGGATGGCCTGCTCGAACAGCGGATAGACGTGACCGGGAGAGATCAGCCCGATCGCGGTTTCGGCGCCACCGACCTGATCCATGCGACCGCCGAGAACTGTTGCCTCGGGTACGGATTCGTCCTGGCTGGTCCAGGTGGGCTGTACGCCGGTGGCCATCATTTTGTTGCGCGAACGCCACATCTCCGCACCACCGATGAGAACCACGTCGGCGTCCCCGGCGCGAATATCGGCGGCCGCGTTGTTGACCAGCAGCTGCGGTGAGTTGCCGCTGGCCCCGGTGTAGAAGGTGCGCTTGGGCACCGCCCCCAGTCGCTCACCGAGCAGCGCGCCCGGGTCGCGGTACTTCCAGGAGAAGATGTTCGCCACCGATATCGTGTCGATCGCGGCAAGCAGCTCGGCCGTACCCGCGTCCTCCGCCGCCAGACGTGCGGCCTGCTCCATGAGATCGATGGGCTCCGGGATCTCCGAGAACGGGGTGTCGGCGTCTGTCCGCTGGTTGACCTGTCCGGTTCCGACGAGGACCGGCGTGCGAGGGTCGAGGGCCATTTCCCGATGGTAACCAACCACCCGGTTGACCCCGGCAGGTCGTCCCGTTAGGTGGGCAGCTCGGGCCCAGCTCCTTCGATCTGATTGCCGGCCCCGCTCATGTCCTTGAGGTCGACGCCGGACCTGCCGATCTGCCGCGCTCCCGCCACCAGGGCGGCGACCACCTGTGCGGCCTGGTCATAGCCGAGCCCTTCGGGGGGATGAATGTTGGAAACGCAATTACGTTGCGCATCAGTACATCCGACGACGGGATTGTGCGTGAGATAGATCCCGACACTGTCCGCGACCGATAGACCCGGACGTTCCCCGATGAGCACCAGCACGGTGTCGACGCCGAGGGCCGCGCCGATGTGATCGCCCAGGGCCACCCGCGCCTGGGTCGCGATGACCAACGGGGCAAGCGAATACCCGCGAAGCCGCTGGTGCAGTGCCTGCAACAGCGGTACCCCGTGGTCGTCGAGAGCGCGCGGCGAGAGTCCGTCCGCCAGCACGATCCCGATATCGCCGCCGGATCCAGGCAGCACGTCAAGTGCGCCGTCGGCAGGGGCTCGCCCCAGGTCGGGCCGGCGCAGATATTCGGACCGATCTGCCGCGCGGCTGGTCACCAGTAGCGGCACGCCAAGCCCGAGGCCGTCGATCCGGCCCGCCAGCGCGGGTGCGTCCAGGGGCGTGTGTACCGCGTCGCGGGCGGCGGCATGCGCGGTACCGAACTCCAGCACTCGGGTGGTGGGCAGCGCATCGCCACTGCGCCCCAAACCGATCCGGGATTGCGTAGATCGCCGCAAGGTGTCCCAGATATTCTGCGCGGCTCCGTTGTTGGCGATATCGCTCATATCAGCGCCCGCAACGGGGAGTCGCTGACCGGAATCTCCCGCAGTCCGCCGTCGCGGTCCAGCATGCCCATGCGCTCGAGCCAGTCGTTGAACTCCGGGGCAGGTCGCAGCCCGAAGGTGCGGCGGGCGAAGAGCGCGTCGTGGAAGGACAGGCTCTGATACCCCAGCATGACGTCGTCGGCGCCGGGGACGGCGATGACAAACGCGACCCCCGCCGCGGTCAGCACGGTGAGCAGCACATCCATGTCATCGGAATCAGCTTCGGCGTGATTGGTGTAGCAGACATCCACGCCCATGGGCAGTCCGAGTAACTTGCCACAGAAGTGATCTTCCAGGCCGGCCCTGATGATCTGTTTTCCATCGTAAAGATATTCCGGCCCAATGAATCCCACGACGGTATTGACCAGGAGCGGCTGTACCTCACGTGCGACGGCGTAGGCCCGGGCCTCCAGGGTCTGCTGATCAACCGCGACGCCGCCCACTCCGAGATGCGCTCCCGCCGATAGCGCCGACCCCTGCCCCGTTTCCAGGTACATGACGTTGTTACCCACGGTGCCGCGTGCCAGCGAGCGCCCGGCTTCATTGGCCTCCCGCAGCAGCGCCAGGTTGACCCCGAAGCTTTCGTTGGCGCCTTCGGTGCCGGCGATCGACTGGAACACCAAGTCCACCGGGAGGTTTCGCTCGATCAGCTCGATCGTGGTGGTGACGTGTGCGAGCACGGACGACTGGGTGGGGATATCGAATCGCACACGGATGTCGTCGATGAGGCGCAGCAGATCTCCTGCGGCATGTGGGGAATCGGTCGCCGGGTTGATCCCGATGACGGCATCACCACACCCCAACAGCAGGCCATCGAGAGTGGCCGCCGCGATGCCCCGCACGTCGTCGGTGGGATGGTTGGGTTGCAACCGGGTCGCGAGTGTGCCGGGCAGCCCGATGGTGGTGCGGAAAGCACTGTGATTGCGCACCGCCGCACCGACCGCGATCAGGTCTTGATTGCGCATCAGCTTGCTCACCGCCGCGACCATCTCGGGCGTGAGCCCGGGCGATACCTCTTTGAGAGACTGTGCTCCATGGGGTTTGGTGATGGTTTCCAACAGCCAGTCCCGAAAATCGCCAACGGTCAGATGTGCGATGACGGCGAAGGCCGCGGCGTCATGACTGTCGATGATGAGCCTGGTGACCTCGTCGGTGTCGTACGGGACGATCTCCTCATTCAGGAACATCGCCAACGGCACCTCGGCGAGCACCCAGCGCGCCGCCGCACGCTCAGCATCCGATTGCGCCGCGCAGCCCGCCAGCTCGTCACCGGACCGCGGTGGCGAGGCCTTGGCGAGAACTTCAGCGAGCGACCCGAACTGGTAGGTGACCGGTCCGGCGATGTGACGAAAAGTGCTCATAATGTGCCTATTTCAGTTCGTTCTCGGCTTCGGTGAGCGCCGCGAACTCTTCGTCTGGCGAGTTCGCAACCAATGGCGACGGCTGTACAACCCAAAATACGCCATAAACAGCACGAACACATCAGATGCAGCGAACACAGGGTCGGGCGCCGAGATTCCTGCCGTGTTACGACCAGGCAACAAACCTCGCGGCCCGATGCCCGATCATCGCGATGGTGGCAGCCGGCCCTCGGCTCGGAATGGCAGGCAGGATCGACCCGTCGATGACAAAGAGCCCGTCAATTCCCCTGACACGACAGTATTTGTCGACAACGGCATACTTATCGTCGTCATTCCCTATCGGAGCCGTCCCGCACAAATGCTGCGAGGTGGACCACCGTGGGCCGCCAAAACGGCGACCGTACAGCTCCGACACCAAACGCACCCCGTTGCGCAGTCGATCCATATCGGCGGTCTCGCTGTCGTACCTGAGGTCGATGTACACCGGCGCCGCCGGGTCGGCCGATCGCAATTCGAGCCGGCCGCGACTCTGCGGCGTCATCAACGCCACACCGATCTGCCGGGCATCCACACCAGCGGCCCTAACCCCCGCCATCGCGGCGAATCCGGTTGTATAGGGCCGTATCTCAATGCCGGACTGCCGATCGGTATGGAGCACGGTGTCCAGCACCGGGTAGCCCTGTTGGCCAGCGTCACCGGTATCCAGCACCCATTCCGCATGGTCCATGATGCGGGTACCCACCCCGGGCAGATCCACAACGGGTTGTACCCCCACCGCCCGTAAATCGTCCGCGGGGCCGAGTCCGGACAGCAGTAGCAGCTTGGCGCTCTCAATCGCCCCAGCGCTCAGAATGATTCGATCAGCGGTCAGGGTCCTCACCGAACTCCCCACCGTCACCTGCACTCCGGTCACCCGCCCGCCACCGCTCAGCACCCGCAACACCCGGGTACCGGAATACACCGCGAGGTTGGGACGCCAGCCTGCGCTTTCCAGGTAGGCGCGCGCAGGTCCGACCCGCATTCCGCTGTCGATGTTGAGCGGGACCAATCCCACCCCGACACCGGCCGAGCCATTGAGATCGGCCACCACCGGATATCCGCGTTTGACCGCGTGATCCATCAATTCTCTTCCGGCGGCGCTCTGTTCGTGCCTGCGTCCGACAGGTATGGGCCCCGAAGACCCATGCAATGGATCGTCACGGAAGTCCCGGTCGGTCTCGATCGCCCGGAAGTCTTCGCGCACATCGGCCCAGGACCAGCCCGAAACTGACCATCCATCGAAGTCCGCGGGTCGGCCACGCACGAAGTAGCCGCCGTTGATCGCGCCCGAACCACCCACCACAGACCCACGCACCAGCTCGGCCTGATCCCCCGTGGAGGTCAGTGTCGCCCAGTAGTAGCTGGCGATCTGGCTGTCCGGGCCGATCGGCAGCCGGTATCCATCACGAACGCCATCCTCATCGGCCGATGACGCCGGTCCCGCCTCGACAAGTACCACGCGAAACGATGGATCCTCGGAAAGGCGCCCTGCCAGAATCGAACCCGCGCTGCCTGCACCTACGATGAGGGCATCGGCGTGGATCGGCCTGCTCAGGGCCGTAGTTCCGGTCGGAGCGCACCGAGATCACGCTCCTGCACCATCCCAGACCACAGCCCTATCCCATAGGCGATGTCGTCCAGGCGCTTCAGAAGTACGTACTCGATCAAACCGATGCGGTCATCGGGCGAGGCCGAACTGTCGTTGCGCTTCATCCAATCCACCACGCCGTCGACGATGGCGGCCACCAGGAGAACCTGACGGCTGCGGCGTGAGAGCGCGGCCGCCACCAACGCCAACGGCCAGTAGTGACGGCACAGTGCGGATGCGATCTGCAGCGCGGCTCCACCAACCCCTTGCGCGGCCACCCGAACCACATCGCGCGGCGGAGTGTCCACTCCCCGCAAGGTGCGTGCCACCCGCCCGGCCGCCAGCGCCGCCATGCCGACGGCAGCCAGATAGCCCATGCCCGAACCCACCGCGGCGAGCACCCAGACCAACAGCGTCCATCGGGAGATGACCATAGGCGCCACCTTGTCGGGGTGCCGGGTCGACAGCGGCGCCGCGCTCTTTCCGTAGAATGCCTTGCGCGCAAACCATTCCCGCAGAGTGAGTCGATGATCGTGAGCCACATGGGACACCGGCTCGTAGCGCAGCCGAGACCCCGCCTCGATCAGCCGCCAACACAGGTCCACATCCTCACCGCACTGCAGCGATTCATCGAATCCGCCGATCTCGTCGATCGCGGTCCGGCGCACCACTATGGCCGCACTGGGCACATACGACACCGGCCCGTACGGCACGACGGGCGCCTCCCGTAGGCCGAGGTCGAGCGAGGACCGTACCGCCTCGTATCGGGCAATAGCGTTGTCACTCAACACCAATCCCACGATCCTCGGTGCGACAAGGGCTACCGCCGGGTCACTGAAGTGCCCCAGGAGCGCCTCAAGCCAACCGCGTCTGGGCACCACATCGGAATCCAGGAACGCGACGAAGTCAGTGGTCGCGAGGCGCAGGCCTGTGTTGCGAGCCGCCGCCGGGCCCTGACTCTCGTCGTGACGCACTACCTCCACGTGACAATGCAAGCCCTCCAGATCGCTCTCCACGATCGGGATGGTGGACCCATCGTCAACGACGATCACCCGCATTCCGCGCAGCGCACGGAGCAGTCGACGCAGTCCGAATCCATTGTCACGACAGGGAATAACGACGGTGACATCGCGATAGCCAGGCCCACCGACCGGCCGGGGATGCGCAACGGTGGCATCGAGGAGCGTCCGCGCCAACTGGGCACTGGTGGCATCGCGGACCTCGAGCCGCCCGCCGGAAAGCAATGATCGGGCAGCGGGCGCCAAGCGCAGCAGCCGCGTCGGGGAACCGCCGAGCAGCGCCGACCCCTCATCGAGAACGCGAACTCGGCGGTCAACCTGCACCGCAAATCCATCGGGCAGGCGCTCCTGAGACGTAGGCATGGGCTGCGCCTGCTCGTCACTCGTGGTCATACCAGCCGCCCGTCGGCATCGGGTGTCCATCGCCGCACCGCCTCGGCACATCCTCGAGACATCGCCTCGAGCATCCGCGCACCGTCCTGACTGCTGGCGGTGGTCGGATCCCCAAGGACACCGATGGCACTGACCGCGGCCACACCACCTGCCCGCATCGGACCGATCAGCTCACGCAGCGGCGCCAGGTTTCCGGCCAAGACTTCCTCACGGCGCACTACATCTGGCGAAATATGCAGCAGCAGAGACGTTTCCACATGTCCGGCATGAGCGTCACCGCCCTGGACCGCGCACGCCCACCACGCCACATCACGCCCCTCCGAACGCAGTAGCCGAACCGCCGAGACCGCCGCCTCGATGTTTCCGCCATGACCGTTGACGAAGACGATCCGCCGGCACCACTGCGTAGCCGATCGCCCGTACTCCACCAGAAGCCGGCTGAGCACCTCGGTGCCGATCGAGATTGTTCCCGCAAAGGACTGGTGTTCCCCGCTCGCTCCGTACGCGATGGCCGGGGCGAGTGCGATGGGCCCCGCCCCCGAGTCCGCTGCCAGCTCCCCGATCGCAGCGGTTGCCACGGCACCGGCAATCCGGGTATCGGTATCCAACGGCAAGTGCGGACCGTGCTGCTCCGTGGAGCCAAGCGGAGTGAACAGAGTGGTGGCCTCGTCGGAGAGCTCCGGGGAGATGGCGGTGCTCAAGACAGTCGGAACAGCCACCCGCCGATGGTAGGCCGAATTCACTTCAAATGCATCCAAAGTTGGCGCACCTGACCAAGGTCTTTACATCCTTGCTGGCCGTCGGCCTATGCGGGGGGAGCTATTTCGCCCCGATTGTCACGCCAGCCCCTGCCGCCACACCGAGTGTGCCCGACACCCTGTTCAATTCGCGATGCGCCGAACTAGTGCCGCCCGAGGCCCCGGGCAAACCCTTCGGGGATCAAAAGATCATCTGGGGACAGCTCGTGCACAGATTTCTTTCCGAGCCCCATCAGCGCCGAGTCGATACCGCCACGCATGATGTCCAGAACGTTCTCGACACCCGCTTGGCCGGAGGCCGCCAGGCCCCACAGATACGCCCGCCCGATCATGACCGCACGGGCACCGAGCGCCAGTGCCTTGACCACATCGCTGCCCCGTCGGATGCCGCCGTCCAGCAGCACCTCGATCTCGTTTCCGACCGCCTGGGCAATGCCCGGCAGCGCGCGAATGGACGCCGGCGTGCCGTCCAGGTTGTTGCCCCCATGGTTCGAGACCGAAATGGCCGAAACACCGCAATCCACAGCGCGTTTGGCGTCATCTATGCGCATTACACCCTTGAGCATGAACGGACCGTCCCACTGCTCGCGCATCCAGCGCACATCGTCCCACGTGGGCGCCGGGGTTCCCATCCACTGCCCATAGGCATCGAAGAACGGCGGGCCGGCCTCGCCCCGCACCGCCTGGTTCGGCACCCGCAGGTCCGGGATGTTCATTCCTTTGCCGAACGACCACAGCCAGCCGGGCTTGGTGACCACTTCAGGGGCCAAGCGGATCATCGAGCGCAGGTTCATCTTCTCGGGGATGGCGGGACTTCCCCAGTCACGCCCATGCGAGAAGCTCCAGTCGAGTGTCGCGATAAGACCAACCGCACCAGCATCTTTGGCGCGCTGGATACGCTGCGCGACGTCGTCACGACCACCCAGCCAGTAGATCTGGAAGTGCGTCTTCGGGTTCGCCGCCACCACATCTTCGATGGGCTTACTGGCAAACGACGACAGCCCCATTGCCGTGCCGCGCGCCGCTGCCGCCCGTGCGACGGCGACCTCACCGTCGGGGTCGACGGCCTGCACCCCGGTGGGCGATATCATCACCGGTAGCGAAATTTCCTGCCCCAGAACAGTTGTCGACAACTCGCGGTCCGGCTGGATGCCGACGACGTGCGGCTCGAATCCCAACTCCCCAAACGCCTCGACATTGTCACTGACGGTCAGCCCCTTTTCACTGGCCGAAATCAGCGAGCTGTAGACGGACTTGGGCAGTCGTTTCTTGGCCCGCTGCTGAGCAATCGCGACCGTCTCGAACCAGGTGTTGCGGGCCATCTACCGTCCTGCTCGTAAATTGGAAAGGGGGTTCTCGTCGCACGCGCGAGAGGGTGGGCGCCGTGTCAGGGTCAGCGCGACCGGAGCGCGCTTGCTCGCCGAACGCGAATGGTCGCCACTGGGTTTGGGTACAACACGATCGGCGGCCAGGGCCGCCTCGCCGAAGCCCTGCACGCATTCCGGGTCGGGGCCGTCCATCGGGAGCCCGGTGAAGAACTTGGCCGCCATGCAACCGCCCCGGCAGCTGTCATAGTGTCCACAGCTACCGCAGGCGCCCGCCGACTGCGGCTCACGCAGCTCATTGAACAGCTGCGAATGCTTCCATACCTGGTCAAATCCACCGTCGGACACCACGTTTCCGGCACGGAAGCGGTCGTGGATAGCGAATGGGCAAGCATAGACATCGCCGACCGGATCGATCAGGCATACCACCCGGCCCGCGCCGCACATGTTGAGTCCCGGCAAACCACCGGACCCATCCCCATACGCCGAAAGGTGGAAGAAAGAATCTCCCGTGAGAACCCGCTCACCGTTGCGCACCAGCCAGTCGTACAACTGTCGCTGCTGCGCCGACGTGGGATGCAACTCGTCCCACACATCGGCACCGCGGCCCGACGGGCGCAGCCGCGTGATCCGTAGCGTCGCTCCGTATCTGGCTGCCAGCGCGGCGAATTCGTCGAGCTGGTCCACGTTGTGGCGGGTAACCACCACCGAAATCTTCGCGTCCTTGAATCCGGCGGCGGCCAGATTCTCCAGTGCACGTACCGCCATGTCGAACGAGCCCGCGCCGCGCACCGCGTCGTTCACCTCTGCGGTCGCACCGTCCAGCGAGATCTGTACGTCGACGTAGTCGCTCGCAGCCAACCGCGCCGCGACCTCCTCGGTGATACGCACGCCGTTGGTGGAGAATTTCACCCCGACATGGTGCTCGGTCGCGTAGTCGACAAGCTCCCAAAAGTCGGATCGCACAGTGGGTTCCCCGCCACCGATGTTTACGTAGAACACCTGCATGCGCTCGAGTTCGTCGATGATGTCCTTGCACTGTCGCGTCGACAACTCGCGCGGGTCACGCTTGCCCGACGAGGACAGGCAGTGGACGCAGGACAGGTTGCAGGCGTAGGTCAGCTCCCAGGTAAGGCAGATGGGAGCATCCAGTCCCTGCTCGAACTGATCGACCAGTTTCGGAGCCGCAACGGCGGCGACGTTGAGGCGGGGTACTGCGGGAGCGCTCATGAGGCGTCCTCTCGGGTCACGATCATCTTGGAATCCGCCAACACCGTCAGGGCCTGCTGATAAGCGGTGGCCTGACCGTCCGCGACACCGGCGGCCTGCCAGGCGCTCTCGGCACTGTGGTGATCAGCGAGGGACTGCACGATCTGCAGCAGAGTGCGGTTCTTCAGGAATGACAGCTTGCGGGTCCCAAAGTGATAGAGCAGCGCCCCGAACGGTTCCGGACGCAGCGACACCTGGGGATGCAACTGCCAGGGCCGTGTCCAGTCGAAACCTGCGGGCGCCTCGTCAACCATGGCGCTCATCGAGATGGGGCGTCTCAGTAGACGCCGCACATCCCGTCGATCGACACCTCTTCAACCAGTGATTCCTGCACCAGTTCGGTGTCGTTGCGCTGTCCGGCGACAGTGGTGGGCTCGGCCATCTTGTTCACTCCCTTGTGAGTCTGGACTGTGGCGACGGTCACGATAATAATGGCATCGAGTGCAGAAAAGAAAGAGGGTGCCGAGAAATGGCAGAGTTCTGGGCATGAGTGCGCAGCCGTCGCGCGTGGGACGACGCCCTTCGACAACCCGGGATGAGATCACCGCGGTGGCGATGGCGCTTTTCGCGCAGCACGGCTTCGACGGGGTGAGTGTCGATGACATCGCCGCGGCCGCCGGCATCGCCCGGCGCACGGTCTTTCGGTACTACAGCTCCAAGAACGCAATCGTGTGGGGAGACTTCGATTCCCACCTCGGCGTGATGCGCACGCTGCTGGAGGAGACTCCGGACACCGTCGATACCAGTAAAGCGTTGCGGCAGGCGGTCTTGACGTTCAACGACTTTCCAATGGACGAAACGCCGCGTCATCGCATGCGGATGCGGATGATCCTGGAAATCCCAGCGTTGCAGGCGTATTCGATGTTGATGTACACGGGATGGCGCGATGTGATCGCGCAGTTCGTGGCCAAACGCAGCGGCACAGATGCGAACTCGCTGTTGCCGCAGACCGTGGCCTGGACTCTGCTGGGGGTCGCGCTCGCGGCGTACGAACAGTGGCTCGCCGACGAGTCGTCACGGCTCACCACTCTGCTCGGCAGGGGCTTCGACGCCGCCGAGGCGGGCCTGCGCGTGCTGGGCTGACCGCGCTGTCGCTACTCCAGCACCTCGGCGATGGGTGTTCCCGCCGCGATCTTGGCCCGCATCTTCATCACCGGACCAGCCATGCCACAGCCCACGACGCCGGTCAGCACACCGTCGCGCTCCAGGTAAGCCAGGAACTTCCGACCATCATCGGAGATCAGGTGCACGGTGTCCGAACTCCCGAGGTGACCGAGCGACTGAATCTTGACGTCGTACTGGTCACTCCAAAAATAAGGCACCGCAACCGTATTCGCGGCCTGATCCTGCCCCAATAGCGCCGGTACCAGCGCGCGAACCTGATCCGCGACATTGCTCCAGTGCTCCACGCGGTTCGGGCGCCCCTCGGCATCGGCCCAGGCCGCCACATCTCCCAGCGCCCACACGTGCGGGGTGCCGGTACGGCCCACCGCATCGCACAGCACGCCGTTGTCCACGGCCACACCCGACCCGTCCAACCAATCGGTCGCGGGCCGACTGCCGATACCCAGCACCACCAGGTCGGCGTCCAGCCGCGTCCCATCCGACAGGGTGACCGCGGTGACTCGCCCCTCCCCCTCCACGCCTTGCACGCCGACACCCACCCGTACGTCCACACCCTCATGACGGTGTAACCGGGCCACCAGGTCCCCGAGCTGCTGGCCGATGGCCGCCAACAGCGGCGCCGGCTGAGGTTCCACCAAAACCACCTCAACACCGTTGGCCCGCAAGGTCGCCGCCACTTCGCAGCCGATGAACCCGGCCCCGACGATCACCGCACGCCGCGCACTGGCGGCGTCGGCACGCAGCGCGAAGCTGTCGTCGGCGGTACGCAACACATGGATGCCGGCCAGGTCGGGGAACGAGGGAATCCGGCGGGGCACCAGACCGGTCGCGATGATGACCTCGCCGTACTCGAGCGTGCTGCCGTCGCTGAGGGTGACGGTGCGCGCAGCAGGATCCAGGGTGGTCACCTCGGTATCGAGACGCAGCTCAATCTGCTTCTCGTCATAGAACTCTCGTGGCTTGAGTACCACAGCATCGATCGTCTTCTCCGTGTCACCCAAGACGTCCTTGGACAGCGGCGGACGATCGTAGGGCAGGTGAGTCTCTCGGCTCACGATGGTGATCGGCCCGGAGAACTCGGCACGGCGCAACTGCTCGGCTGTTCGCACCGCACCCAGCCCACCACCGATGATCAGCACTCCACGTTCCGCGTCGGTCATGGGTTTCTTCATACACGACTGGACACGCGCGATGTCAGGCCTACCGGCCGTCGCCCCTCAGCCCTGGACTTGGGCTCGGTCCACCAGGTTGGACAGCACCACAATGCTCTCGGTGCGGTCGATATCCGCGCTGGCCCGGATGCGCTCCAGTGCTCGCTCAAGGTGCTGGATATCGCGCGCCAGGACCCGCAGCATCGCGTCCGATGTTCCGGTCACCGTCGCGGCGCTGACCACCTCGGGGATATCGATCCAGGCGCGCCGCAAGGCTTCCGGTGTAATAGTGCCCTGACAGTAGATCTGGACGTAGGCCTCGGTGTTCCAGCCGACGGCGGCGCGATCGACCACCGTGGTGAAGCCCTTGATGACCCCGGTGGCCACCAACCGGTCGACCCGGCGTTTCACGGCGGGTGCCGAAAGGTTGACCTCCTCACCGATCTCGGCGAATGTCGCCCGGGCGTTGCGCATCAACAAGGTCACGATTCGCTCATCGGTGGCGTCCAGCTCCGCCATTGACCTGCCTCCTCCACGATTCGGTCCGTTCCTGCAATAGACTGCCAAAACCGGGATCTTGGCGCAATGAATCGCGCCCTGCTGCGCAATGGATAAAGATTGATTGCGGTAGACGGTCCTCATACGCTCGGTGCATGACCGTTGTACACGAGGGTGGACACCCGGCCGACTCGCCGATGACACAACCAGAACGGACGCCGACGACCCGTCACTACGTGATGGTGCCGCCGACGCACTACACCGTCGAATACGCCATCAACCCCTGGATGGACATATCCAATCCTGTTGATCCGGCGCTGGCCACCTCCCAATGGGAAGCGTTGCGCGCCACCTATGAACGGCTCGGGCACACGGTGGACATCCTGCCTCCCGTCGCGGGCCTGCCGGACATGGTCTACGCCGCCAATGGCGGAATCGTTCTGCGTGGCAACGCCGTTGTCGCGCAGTTCAAACATGCCGAACGTGCGGGTGAGTCCGAAGCACACGCCACGTGGATGCGTCAGCACGGATTGCAGCCGAGGCACTCGCACTACACCAATGAAGGGCAGGGCGACTTCCTACTGGCCGGCGACGTCATGTTGGCGGGCACGGGCTTCCGCACCGATGTCAGATCACACTCCGAGATTGGACAGATGCTCGACATCGAGGTGGTGACGCTGGAGCTCGTGGATCCCCGGTTCTATCACCTGGACACCGCGCTGGCGGTGCTGGATTCGCACACGGTGGCCTACTACCCGCCGGCATTCAGTGAGGACTCGCAGGCGCGACTGCGGTCCATGTACCCCGACGCGATCATCGCCGGCTCCACCGATGCCTATGTACTCGGTATGAACGCCGTCTCCGACGGCCGGCACGTCATGCTGCCCGCCGCGGCGACCGGATTCGCCGCGCAGCTGCGCGCGGCCGGGTTCGAACCGATCGGCATCGATCTTTCCGAGCTACTCAAGGGTGGCGGATCGGTGAAATGTTGCACACTGGAGCTGCACTCGTGACCGTCACGGAGGCCCCCGGCATGTCACCCGACTCATACAAGAGCGCCGAATACATCGAGCTGGCCCAGCAGTACGGCGCACATAACTACGCGCCGCTACCCGTGGTGGCCCACCGCGCCGAGGGCGCATGGATCGAAGATGTGGACGGCAAGCGGTACCTGGACTGTCTGGCCGCCTACTCCGCGGTCAATTTCGGCCACGGAAACCCGGAGATCCTCGCGACGGCACACGCGCAGCTCGACACGGTGACGCTGGTGAGCCGGGCTTTCCACTCTGATCGCCTCGGCAGGTTCTGCCGCGATCTGGCCCAGCTCTGCGGCAAGGGCATGGTGTTGCCGATGAACACCGGGGCCGAGGCCGTCGAGAGCGGCATCAAAGTCGCGCGTAAGTGGGGCACCGACGTCAAGGGAGTGCCCGCGGATCAGGCGAATATCGTGGTGGCGCACAACAACTTCCACGGCCGCACCATCAGCATAGTGAGTTTCTCCTCCGACGAGACGGCGCGCAACGGGTTCGGCCCGTTCACGCCGGGGTTCCGTGTTGTCCCGTTCGGCGATGCCGCCGCACTGGAACGCG
Coding sequences within:
- the mftF gene encoding mycofactocin biosynthesis glycosyltransferase MftF (Members of this protein family, MftF, are glycosyltransferases, members of PF00535 (glycosyl transferase family 2). The encoding gene is found as part of the mycofactocin cassette, in Mycobacterium tuberculosis, many other Actinobacteria, and occasional members of other lineages. Mycofactocin itself, a putative redox carrier, is a heavily modified derivative of the C-terminal Val-Tyr dipeptide of the mycofactocin precursor MftA (TIGR03969).), whose translation is MTTSDEQAQPMPTSQERLPDGFAVQVDRRVRVLDEGSALLGGSPTRLLRLAPAARSLLSGGRLEVRDATSAQLARTLLDATVAHPRPVGGPGYRDVTVVIPCRDNGFGLRRLLRALRGMRVIVVDDGSTIPIVESDLEGLHCHVEVVRHDESQGPAAARNTGLRLATTDFVAFLDSDVVPRRGWLEALLGHFSDPAVALVAPRIVGLVLSDNAIARYEAVRSSLDLGLREAPVVPYGPVSYVPSAAIVVRRTAIDEIGGFDESLQCGEDVDLCWRLIEAGSRLRYEPVSHVAHDHRLTLREWFARKAFYGKSAAPLSTRHPDKVAPMVISRWTLLVWVLAAVGSGMGYLAAVGMAALAAGRVARTLRGVDTPPRDVVRVAAQGVGGAALQIASALCRHYWPLALVAAALSRRSRQVLLVAAIVDGVVDWMKRNDSSASPDDRIGLIEYVLLKRLDDIAYGIGLWSGMVQERDLGALRPELRP
- the mftE gene encoding mycofactocin biosynthesis peptidyl-dipeptidase MftE — its product is MNSAYHRRVAVPTVLSTAISPELSDEATTLFTPLGSTEQHGPHLPLDTDTRIAGAVATAAIGELAADSGAGPIALAPAIAYGASGEHQSFAGTISIGTEVLSRLLVEYGRSATQWCRRIVFVNGHGGNIEAAVSAVRLLRSEGRDVAWWACAVQGGDAHAGHVETSLLLHISPDVVRREEVLAGNLAPLRELIGPMRAGGVAAVSAIGVLGDPTTASSQDGARMLEAMSRGCAEAVRRWTPDADGRLV
- the mftD gene encoding pre-mycofactocin synthase MftD (MftD, an enzyme found in the mycofactocin biosynthesis locus, performs an oxidative deamination of 3-amino-5-[(p-hydroxyphenyl)methyl]-4,4-dimethyl-2-pyrrolidinone (AHDP). The resulting compound, now called pre-mycofactocin (PMFT), is a biologically active redox cofactor that can oxidize the non-exchangeable NADH of TIGR03971 family SDR-type oxidoreductases.), with translation MARNTWFETVAIAQQRAKKRLPKSVYSSLISASEKGLTVSDNVEAFGELGFEPHVVGIQPDRELSTTVLGQEISLPVMISPTGVQAVDPDGEVAVARAAAARGTAMGLSSFASKPIEDVVAANPKTHFQIYWLGGRDDVAQRIQRAKDAGAVGLIATLDWSFSHGRDWGSPAIPEKMNLRSMIRLAPEVVTKPGWLWSFGKGMNIPDLRVPNQAVRGEAGPPFFDAYGQWMGTPAPTWDDVRWMREQWDGPFMLKGVMRIDDAKRAVDCGVSAISVSNHGGNNLDGTPASIRALPGIAQAVGNEIEVLLDGGIRRGSDVVKALALGARAVMIGRAYLWGLAASGQAGVENVLDIMRGGIDSALMGLGKKSVHELSPDDLLIPEGFARGLGRH